CCTCAGAGAAACCTCAACTGGCCCGAGAATCCGGTGAATTCTTCGTTCCGGGCCGCGCGCCCCATCGCGCGCCCCCCGCTCACCACCCGCCCGCCCCGGGCCCCGCACGGTCGCCTTACAGCCGGTTTACGCGCGTACGGGGCAGGATGGACACGCACAGTCAGTGCTCGGATTTCAGCCGGTCCCCACCTCGGACAGCGGCTCAACGGAAGGATCTACGACGTGCGCGTACTCGTCGTCGAGGACGAGCAGCTGCTCGCCGATGCGGTGGCCACCGGACTGCGCCGGGAGGCCATGGCCGTCGACGTCGTGTACGACGGCGCCGCGGCCCTGGAGCGCGTCGGGGTCAACGACTACGACGTCGTCGTCCTCGACCGCGACCTCCCGCTCGTCCACGGCGACGACGTCTGCCGCAAGATCGTCGAGCTCGGCATGCCCACCCGCGTCCTGATGCTCACCGCCGCCGGCGACGTCAGCGACCGCGTCGAGGGCCTGGAGCTCGGAGCGGACGACTACCTCCCCAAGCCCTTCGCCTTCACCGAGCTCACCGCGCGCGTGCGCGCCCTCGGCCGCCGCACCACCGTCCCGCTCCCGCCCGTCCTGGAGCGCGCCGGCATCAAGCTCGACCCGAACCGCCGCGAGGTCTTCCGCGAGGGCAAGGAGGTCCAGCTCGCGCCCAAGGAGTTCGCCGTCCTGGAGGTCCTCATGCGCAGCGAGGGCGCCGTCGTCTCGGCGGAGCAGCTCCTGGAGAAGGCCTGGGACGAGAACACCGACCCCTTCACCAACGTCGTGCGCGTCACCGTCATGACCCTGCGCCGCAAGCTCGGCGAGCCGCCGGTCATCGTCACCGTCCCCGGCTCCGGTTACCGGATCTGACCCGATGGCCACGACCCCCGCGCCTCACCCGCAGGCGCCGCCGAAACCGACCTGGGACCCCCGGGACCCCGTCCGCCCGCTGCTGCGCCCGACCATCCGGATACGACTGACGCTGCTGTACGGCGGGATGTTCCTGATCGCCGGCATCCTGCTGCTGTCGATCATCTACCTGTTCACCGCGCAGGCACTCACCGGCAGCGTGTCCGAGCTGCCCTTCAAGGTCGTCGAGGGCAAGGTCCAGCCGACCACCTCCTGGTGCCAGCTGCCCGCCCAAGGCACCGGAGAACAGCTCAACGACGCCGTGTCGGTCTGCCTCCGGCACCAGAGCGACATCGCCCTGGAAGACCTCCTGAGGCGGTCCCTCTTCGCCCTGCTCGGCCTGAGCATCATCGCCTTCGCCTTCGGTTACGCCATGGCGGGACGGGTGCTCTCCCCGCTCGGCCGGATCACCCGGACCGCCCGCCAGGTGGCCGGTTCCGATCTGTCCCGGCGGATCGAGCTCGACGGCCCGGACGACGAGCTCAAGGAGCTCGCCGACACCTTCGACGAGATGCTGGACCGCCTGGAACGGGCCTTCACCGCCCAGCAGCGGTTCGTCGCGAACGCCTCGCACGAGCTGAGGACCCCGCTCGCGATCAACCGCACCCTCCTGGAGGTCCACCTCTCGGACCCCGGGGCACCGGTGGAGCTGCATCAGCTCGGCAAGACCCTGCTCGCCACCAACGAGCGCAGCGAACAACTCGTCGAGGGCCTGCTGCTGCTCGCCCGGAGCGACAACCAGATCATCGAGCGCAAACCCGTCAACCTGGCCGAGGCCGCCGAGCGGGGCGTCGACCAGGTGCACGCCGAGGCCGAGGCCAAGGGCGTGGAGATCCGGGGCGAGCGCGCGCCGGCGGTCGTCCAGGGCAACGGCGTGCTCCTCGAACGGATCGCGCTGAACCTGCTCCAGAACGCCGTCCGGTACAACGTGCCGGAGGGCGGCTGGGTGGAGGTCACCACCGAGGTCAAGGACGGCCAGGCGGTCCTGGTCGTCTCGAACACGGGACCGGTGGTCCCCGCGTACGAGATCGACAACCTCTTCGAGCCGTTCAGAAGGCTCCGGCAGGAGCGGACCGGCAGCGACAAGGGGGTCGGTCTCGGCCTGTCGATCGCCCGATCCGTGGCGAGAGCCCACGGCGGCCGTATCATCGCGGAGCCGCGCGAGGGCGGCGGACTCGTGATGCGCGTCACTCTGCCGATCTGACACACTGCACGAGCCGACCGGTTCCGTTCGCTTTGCGCGGAATTCCGGAGCCCCGATTCTGAGACGCTCATGTGTGATCGATCACAGGAGAGGGTGTCCGGCCCTCCACTCTCCGTGACCGGGAAATCCCTCGGAAAACCAGTAAAAGTCCGGGTTTCCGGGGCCTGGAATGACGGGAAGTACACGGGGTGGCGCCCGTGAGGGCCGCCCGGAGGACCGTGTACGGTCCGGTTCGCCACCCGAAGCCGATCACTCGCGAGAGTGCGCGACGGGTGTCGATTGAGTAACAGACCTTGATGTGAGGCAAAATCTCCGCCTCAGGTCGGGCACAAGTCCGACCTCTCACGCGTTACGTGCGCTGGAGACACCGCAACCACCCAGAGGGGGAGAGCGACATGGCAACGGATTACGACACC
This is a stretch of genomic DNA from Streptomyces sp. R44. It encodes these proteins:
- a CDS encoding response regulator transcription factor; translated protein: MRVLVVEDEQLLADAVATGLRREAMAVDVVYDGAAALERVGVNDYDVVVLDRDLPLVHGDDVCRKIVELGMPTRVLMLTAAGDVSDRVEGLELGADDYLPKPFAFTELTARVRALGRRTTVPLPPVLERAGIKLDPNRREVFREGKEVQLAPKEFAVLEVLMRSEGAVVSAEQLLEKAWDENTDPFTNVVRVTVMTLRRKLGEPPVIVTVPGSGYRI
- a CDS encoding sensor histidine kinase, which translates into the protein MATTPAPHPQAPPKPTWDPRDPVRPLLRPTIRIRLTLLYGGMFLIAGILLLSIIYLFTAQALTGSVSELPFKVVEGKVQPTTSWCQLPAQGTGEQLNDAVSVCLRHQSDIALEDLLRRSLFALLGLSIIAFAFGYAMAGRVLSPLGRITRTARQVAGSDLSRRIELDGPDDELKELADTFDEMLDRLERAFTAQQRFVANASHELRTPLAINRTLLEVHLSDPGAPVELHQLGKTLLATNERSEQLVEGLLLLARSDNQIIERKPVNLAEAAERGVDQVHAEAEAKGVEIRGERAPAVVQGNGVLLERIALNLLQNAVRYNVPEGGWVEVTTEVKDGQAVLVVSNTGPVVPAYEIDNLFEPFRRLRQERTGSDKGVGLGLSIARSVARAHGGRIIAEPREGGGLVMRVTLPI